The sequence below is a genomic window from Ficedula albicollis isolate OC2 chromosome 2, FicAlb1.5, whole genome shotgun sequence.
CCAGTACAACTCATGATACAAACCGCTAGTTATAGAAAGAAACCTTTCAATTCAGGAATTTTTTGTGCTATCAGAATCTCCTCCCACTCACTAGTTATCAACTCCCATCTAGTTGTCAAGAAGCACAATGTCCTCAGAGGCAACAATGCCTTTCTTCAGCTGATACAGATGTGAGCAAATTGAGCTCGACTCCCCTGAACAGCTCATCCTATCTCTGCAACCCGCAATCTCCTGCTTACGTTAAAGCAACCATGCTGATGTAACTCATTTCACATGATGCAAACTAATCACAATCTTACTTTGAGGTGCTGGGTATTATGGAACCAGTTGTTTGAGAATCCTGGTCATTGGAGGTACTTCCTTTCCTAGTAGTCTGTTCATAGTGTTGGGACCAAAACCAACATTAAGTCCATCTGAGCTTCTGAACTGCTGGTGATGTGGGTATGAACCACTGCCAGAAAATGAGTCCTGATGTGAACTCCAGTCTCTTTGGTAGCCTGATTTCTGATACCTGAATCCTTGATACCTAGATTCCTGCTTCCAGCTAGATCCCAGGCTCCAGCTATAGTCCTGCTTCCAGCTACAGTCCTCATTCCACTCATTCCACCTAGTGTCCTGGTGCCACCTGGAGCCACCTCTTCCTGAAACAGCAGAATTTGCAGAAGATGTATAAGTATTCACAAACTCATTGTTTTTGTAAGAGGAATAGTTTTGTGATGGATAGTTTGTAGAGTATCTTCCAGATGAAAGATATGAGGCAGAAGAATTGGGATAGGATAATTCTTGGTTACTTATATGCCCTGCATTTTTACACACTTGTTGATTCCTCCATTTTGTATTTTCCCTGGCAAATGACAGTCCGTTATCACACAGCTCACTTCCTTGCACATCATTGGATATGTATTCTGCTGAGTACTCCTTCACTGGGCTGGTCTCATATGAAGAGGCCCCAGCAGCCAAATTCGTGCAGGACACAGAGTTTCTGAGCTGTCTCAGCCATCTGCTGACACCACCGACAGCACAACCAGGCTCAACAGCAGGAGAGTCTGTGAGTGGAGACACCATTGCAAAGTTGTCAGATCTCAGATGACATGAGGATGATCCATCATCTGCTTGGTAGCTGTTTAAGTGAGCAGGAGCAAAAGAAGCACCTTCAGAACACTCTTCGTACTGAGACCAAAAACCTTGATTCCAGTCAGAACTTCCTGAATAAATAAAGGGCACCAAAAGTTagcaaaatattcaaatacCAACTGCAAACACAACTACTTAGAGGTTTTATGATGTACCCTTCtgttcttttcccatttcctgcttTATGTCTTATCTGAGTTTGGCATCTTTTCACCCAAAAATTTTAACACTAAATAGATCAGGAAGGGTTACTGCCTGAATTTTCAATAACCTCAACTGCTATAACACTGTTCAGTGAGACAGGAATGTTTTCAGGCAGTTAAGTCattaaagctgcagaaaatgatATCCTGAACTAAGAGGGCAAAGACACACAGTACACCAGCTGAGAAGCACTATGGCTGGCCATAAAACGACTAAGAGGGCAAAGACACACAGTACGCCAGCTGAGAAGCACTATGGCTGGccataaaactgaattttcacaATCTGTGCAGTCTCCAGAGTAAACAAACTAATAGAACAAAATATCTAAATTACCTCTGTATTCTACATCTGGCCCATAGTTTTCTGGGACGCTTTCTGGAAATTCATCTTGAGGTGCTGACATCTGTGGGCCTAAACTGTTGGCACAATTATCCTAGGTAAAGCAAAAGGTCAGAATGTCTATTTGCGAATGCAAGAATTTAAGAACTTTACAAATTCTAAAAAGCAACAAATTTCCCACAGAAAGTTAGCAAAGTACAATTTTAGGTGATAGCAAAGTCTATATGAGGGATATGTTGTTACCACATTATACTACAATTTTCCAAAATTTGGAAGAGGTACATGTCTGGAGGTGTCTAGTAGGTACATGAAGGAGGTGTCTAGTGAAGACAATGTCTTCTGTTTCAAATTTATTACCTCATCTCTCTCTTATCACCTGGCTAAAATATAAAACTGGTGCATATGCAAATCCTCCTCCATCTGGGGAATTCAGAATGGAAGGCCCAGCTGACAGATTAAGCTACAGAAACAGTACCTGGTGTTGGTGGCAGCATTTGCACAGAGACAGTTACTGTAGCTCACCTGACATGGAATATACAATTGAGAAAATAGTCTGaaacagctttcagaaaaaaacacatccTGAATTTTGTGAACCAGAAGCTGCCTGAGTGATGActcatttttttcacagattctGGTCCTTCTTCAGACTCCTTTTTCCACAGGCAGTCAACATCTTTGCAAAGAAGCTATGGAGGTTTGTAAGGACCACCAGATCATCATGAACATCTTGCCTACCTTAGTCTTAACAGATTAAAACTCTCAACTCAGAGCAGAGCTACAAATTATGAGAAAGACAGACCTACCCACAGGcccatgaaagaaaaaatgtggcACATTTGGGTGGCACTTAAAACCTCAATGATCTTAGAACAAAAGCTTTCAAGCAAGGGACCACCACAAAAAGGATTACAACCTGTCATCAAGAAGCAAAATGGTGCCCAGAAcagaacacagacacaaaaaaaaaaagccaaaacagatATATGATGATGGAATACTAAGAGAAACGTGCTAGGTAATGCCAAAACAGATACATGACGATGGAATACTAAGAGAAACGTGCTAGGTAATTAATATCTTTGTTACTTAGAAattgtaaaaaaagaaaatttaagtaCATTTAACTGGGGTTTTTGACCCATGCCTGAACTGTTAAGAGGTTGGCAGGGTGTTAACACAGTGAGTTTAACCACTCCTCTCCTCCCAATGGTAAAACAACTCTGGACAAGATTAAGTTACttactgctgctttcttttcacaAAAGGCCTTCAAAGCTTCCATGAGTCCCTGTGTAATGTGAACAACAAGTGTTGCCTCTGAGTCTGAGGTGATGTGAAAAGTCTCCTGTTGAAAAACATGATTAGAATTGGTCATTAGGATGCTGAAGGGTCATATACACAAACAGATCAAACTTATACTTTGATTTTGGTATAACCAAATTTATACTATTGGTTAACATATGTCATATATGATAAATTGTATAcaaaaacattaacaaaaatTTGGAACATAATTATGGGTTGATAAAAGGTAAAACATAAACTTGGATTTCTGTGCCACTCCTGTACTGTCAGTCCATAAACATTTTGTTGCAGACAGAGAAGGGCACAAATcctgtatttatattttctgtgtaaaaaattgaataaaaaataagctTCAGGCTGATTACTAAGTAAATGAATTTATAAGTGATTACAGTAAGTTAGAAGAATACAAGCAGTCTTTTGTAAGAAACAGCTGTGATTCCTGTAGATGAAAGTCAATTAACTCCCAAGCTTTTTGTAGTTTACTGATTATCCCTTAGACTtgctatttctctctctctctgaagtCACAAATAACCACAGCATGGAAGACATAAAGCAcatatttgaaaacattttacttttgattttggTATATAAACACAATTTGGACTCACATTAAGTTTTCCAATTGTTTTAGGTATAGAACATGACTTTTAGAGAGTAAAACAGTGAACACAAATGGTCGGGTATTTTCATAAACTGAAAAGACAAACTGAGGCTTATTATGCCGCTGTCAACAGCAACAGAACTGATAAAACCCCCAGTCACTCCAAGACCAGCAGTTGTGCTCTCTCTGGCAGCCAGACCAGACTAGCTCCTCTCACCCATCATTATCAACCATCCCATTAGAcaggggcaggcagcagtgcccgAGCACCATCAGTGCTGCTAATTAACACTGCTTGTCAGAGTGTCTCCTCAGCTAAGGGGAGAGTCATCCAcaggaagggctgagagctCACATTTAATCCAGACAATTGCTCTGACCTAAGCTACAGCTGCACTAGCTTTTCAGGGCAGAGTCCACTAAAATAGAAATCAATGTAGCAGTCAGATGAGTTTGATCAGTAATCATAGGCTCCTTCACAATATTCACTGCATCATACTGGTGAAACCTCACAACTCCcatcatatttattttacataccAAGAACTCCAGAGCTTTCTGTTTCCGAACAGGGTCGTTCTGTGGGATTGtggaatagagaaaaaaaaaattaaaaactgaattttacagCAATTGCTGCATCATCTTGTACAGAACAAGACATTTTAATCTTTTACTCAACAACAAAAgtcaactgaaagaaaatgtataattttAGGTCACAGCCACAAACATGTAAACTTAGATCCTCAGTATCAGTTTGGTAGCAGCTACACAAACACAGCTGCATTACTTCCAATACCAGGAAGAAGACATTTCACATCTAAACCACACATCTACAGGAGCTATTCTTCCCAgcctttgcttttgttttcaggagCAAAATTGTGTTTAAAAAGTCAAGTGCTCAGCTGCATTTAGCACAGTACCTGACCAGCCTAAGGCCTACACAACCAACTCTGCCACTAAGATAAAAACAAGGCACTTCTCAGTGTTTGTCTCCAGAGCTAATCAGGACAGACACTTCAGGGATCATTTTGAATTTCAGCTTTGAGatagaaaaaaagattataaCTCTTTAGACATATCTTAAGATTTAGACCAAACTTTCAGTATAGAATAGTCTTGATCTGAAGAGGGACAAAACAAGGAAGGGGAAACTGCAGCATAGGCTGAGACCTGGCCTGAAAACACTGGCTCTGAGACTCTCGGTGGCTCTGAACAGGATTTATGAGAGCTAGAGTGAATGTACTGTAttctcttcccctctgctgtgaGAAACACAAAACTCTGACCCATTAGGTCAACTGCTTCTGtaacaatattaataaaatagcAAATGAAGCCAAAGAGTAagcattttccagaaaaattaaaaacaagcatAAAGAAACTGCTACACCATGAGACACTTGTGGGTATGTGAACACTTGTGTGGAGTTACTGCCTCTACATACCTCATGCTTATAATCATCTTCCCaccttaaaagaaagaaattacagtaTTAAGATGCATTCCAGAAATTACTAAAACATTAGGTTTACTCACAGTATCTAGAACCAAGATATTTCAGTTTCCAAATTTATATCTCCTACCAATACTGGATACCTTTCTTTAAGAAATAACAGTGATTTAAATATGCTGTAAAGATCCTTATTCTGACTGACTCTCAAATATACCAGTAGGTACAGATGAATTTCTTTACAAATCAGCTAAAGGAGATGACTAAAATAATAgtgagttgggttttttcttcctatatAAACAGCTTTTTATAAAACTTACTCAGCCAATGATACCCCACATTGAATGGAAGCAGCTGGAAATTTCAATTGCAATTACTTTTTGAGTGCAGCATTTCAAAAGCCATAGCTACTATTTCCTCACAGACAAAAAGGAACAATTTACTGAAGAGGAGTAAGTACAGTGGAAAggcaatataaaaaaatttccCGTATGTCATGATGTTTGCTACAGAAAAATAggtttaaaaatcacttttgatTCTCCTGTGTGGGTAGTACTCTCaccttgttttcttctccaatggtgctagaaaatgaaaaagcattaTTAGTAACAATTACTAGTAGTAGTAAAAAGAATTATTATCACAAGGTTTGCACTGTattactgcagcagcagcattacaCAAAAAGAACAGTTACTGGCTGTGAAATGACTGCAGTTTCTGAAAAGGGCAGGATTCAGCAGCAGATGGCACACACTACCATCTTAGAAACCAGCAGGCACCCCTGATGAAATCTATGGGAGACCTGAGCCCTAAAGGCTTTGCAGGGTACCCTACAGCAGCTGTGTCCAGGCAGCTGAATCCCACACAAGAAAGCTGTATGGAATAAACTGAGGTGGGCCTGTCTCTTCCACGAAAAAATGTTACAGGGTCTGCACATGGGTTTTTTCTGAGTAAATACCAGTGAACCTAAAAGCTGTACCTACAATAGCAAAGTTTCCATAACAAGAAGTTATGGGGGTTGGAATGTCTGATTATGTCTATCCATGTATAAGCATGAGGAGGGACGGAGGGAAAGCTCAGCAAAACAAGGCAGTCTAAAACAGTAACTACAATTCAGAGAACCAGCTACAGCATGGTATATAACTTATCACTTCTTAAGCACTTATCAACACAGGTGTTGCAGGATATGCAACAGGACATGTAATAATTCTCAGGACAAGAGACATCTTTGGCCCTACAAGACAAGGCCGAAACACTTGTGTTGCCATGTTAACC
It includes:
- the LOC101815580 gene encoding uncharacterized protein LOC101815580 isoform X2 codes for the protein MKFRVLRPVKRAFTGHITCLKDFMNDPSRDEPLIGLEHVVEIRFEGKEDPRYECRLCGCHAEVAPMIEHLSGHKHRKEYISKEFPKIRRRPAKGKESKVSFFKRIAGELEKSEGLKMYKVEGYARPAPSSPLEKKTRWEDDYKHENDPVRKQKALEFLETFHITSDSEATLVVHITQGLMEALKAFCEKKAADNCANSLGPQMSAPQDEFPESVPENYGPDVEYRGSSDWNQGFWSQYEECSEGASFAPAHLNSYQADDGSSSCHLRSDNFAMVSPLTDSPAVEPGCAVGGVSRWLRQLRNSVSCTNLAAGASSYETSPVKEYSAEYISNDVQGSELCDNGLSFARENTKWRNQQVCKNAGHISNQELSYPNSSASYLSSGRYSTNYPSQNYSSYKNNEFVNTYTSSANSAVSGRGGSRWHQDTRWNEWNEDCSWKQDYSWSLGSSWKQESRYQGFRYQKSGYQRDWSSHQDSFSGSGSYPHHQQFRSSDGLNVGFGPNTMNRLLGKEVPPMTRILKQLVP
- the LOC101815580 gene encoding uncharacterized protein LOC101815580 isoform X1, which gives rise to MSAVPEEVKAEDGNAKPEKKEFYCEVCKISCMCAINLQSHYRGAKHRKQEQALRRRNFYNSSALIQVPMKFRVLRPVKRAFTGHITCLKDFMNDPSRDEPLIGLEHVVEIRFEGKEDPRYECRLCGCHAEVAPMIEHLSGHKHRKEYISKEFPKIRRRPAKGKESKVSFFKRIAGELEKSEGLKMYKVEGYARPAPSSPLEKKTRWEDDYKHENDPVRKQKALEFLETFHITSDSEATLVVHITQGLMEALKAFCEKKAADNCANSLGPQMSAPQDEFPESVPENYGPDVEYRGSSDWNQGFWSQYEECSEGASFAPAHLNSYQADDGSSSCHLRSDNFAMVSPLTDSPAVEPGCAVGGVSRWLRQLRNSVSCTNLAAGASSYETSPVKEYSAEYISNDVQGSELCDNGLSFARENTKWRNQQVCKNAGHISNQELSYPNSSASYLSSGRYSTNYPSQNYSSYKNNEFVNTYTSSANSAVSGRGGSRWHQDTRWNEWNEDCSWKQDYSWSLGSSWKQESRYQGFRYQKSGYQRDWSSHQDSFSGSGSYPHHQQFRSSDGLNVGFGPNTMNRLLGKEVPPMTRILKQLVP